Part of the Deltaproteobacteria bacterium genome, GCAGGAACATCCTGGATCACCAGGCGTTGTTTGAGATCGGCTTCAATGTCTTTCCCATCGGCAAGCCGGCCCTGACGCATTTCTGAAAAGGATCCCGAAATGATGCAAGATCAGAAGCGCATTCTTGTTACCGGGGGGGCAGGATTTTTGGGATCGCACCTCTGCGATCGTCTGACCCGGGAGGAGCACGATGTATTGTGTCTGGATAATTTCTTCACGGGCGACAAGCAAAACATCCGCCATCTGATGGGATTGCCCAATTTTGAATTGATCCGGCATGACCTGGTCCATCCCATATTCCTGGAGGTGGATGAGATTTATAATCTGGCTTGTCCCGCATCTCCTATTCATTATCAATACAACCCGGTCAAGACCATAAAGACCAGCGTCATGGGCGCCATCCATATGCTGGGCCTGGCCAAGCGGGTTCGTGCCAAGATCCTTCAGGCCTCAACCAGCGAGGTCTATGGGAACCCGGCCATCCATCCCCAACCGGAGGCCTACTGGGGGAATGTCAACACCATCGGTCCCCGTTCCTGCTATGATGAGGGGAAGCGCTGCGCCGAGACCCTCTTCTTTGATTATCACCGGCAGAACCGGGTCAACATCCGGGTGGTCCGGATCTTCAACACCTACGGCCCCCGGATGAACCCTAACGATGGCCGTGTGGTGAGCAACTTCATCGTGCAGGCCTTGACCGGAGAGGATATTACGGTCTATGGCGACGGGTCCCAGACGCGCTCTTTCTGTTATGTGGATGACCTGATAGAGGGGCTGATCCGGATGATGAATGCCCCGGATGGCTTCACTGGCCCGGTGAATCTGGGAAACCCCTCTGAATTCAGCATGCTGGAACTTGCCGAGAAGGTCATCGGAGTGACCGGGAGCCGGTCTCAGATCGTCTTCAGACCCCTTCCCCAGGACGACCCGCTGCAGCGCCGGCCCGATATCTCCCTGGCCAAAGAGCGGCTTCAATGGGAACCCGCCACAGAACTTGAAGAAGGACTTGAAAAGACCATCACCTATTTCAAAGAGATCCTGACAGAAAGGTAGAAGAGATCCACCGCATTCCTATCGCAGAGAAGATACCACGGAGAGTCACG contains:
- a CDS encoding SDR family oxidoreductase, with amino-acid sequence MMQDQKRILVTGGAGFLGSHLCDRLTREEHDVLCLDNFFTGDKQNIRHLMGLPNFELIRHDLVHPIFLEVDEIYNLACPASPIHYQYNPVKTIKTSVMGAIHMLGLAKRVRAKILQASTSEVYGNPAIHPQPEAYWGNVNTIGPRSCYDEGKRCAETLFFDYHRQNRVNIRVVRIFNTYGPRMNPNDGRVVSNFIVQALTGEDITVYGDGSQTRSFCYVDDLIEGLIRMMNAPDGFTGPVNLGNPSEFSMLELAEKVIGVTGSRSQIVFRPLPQDDPLQRRPDISLAKERLQWEPATELEEGLEKTITYFKEILTER